One Dissulfuribacter thermophilus DNA segment encodes these proteins:
- a CDS encoding TIGR02206 family membrane protein, producing the protein MEITTNIHILMLIISCVIIYLVLEKGKKSIEDGQLSSYDKKIGIGVITIWLCYDIYSFLPGNFDWATSLPLHLCDITAFFSAIAIIHPSKMPRAILYYWAFTFSLQAFFFPIGDQDPRRLRFWFFWFLHIGILSCSLYDIIIRNYRPKFYDLFISILVGTIYICILFPINYLFKWNYAYIGNIKPNIPTPIDLLGPWPLRVLWMYLLIIFFQFLITIPWYIYPMLIKKYKKYYSNY; encoded by the coding sequence ATGGAAATCACTACAAATATTCACATTTTAATGCTGATAATTTCATGTGTTATTATTTACTTAGTCCTTGAAAAAGGGAAAAAATCAATAGAGGACGGGCAACTATCTAGTTATGATAAAAAAATTGGAATAGGTGTAATCACAATATGGTTATGTTATGATATATATTCTTTTTTACCAGGAAACTTTGATTGGGCAACAAGCTTACCACTTCACTTGTGTGATATTACAGCATTTTTTTCTGCAATAGCAATTATTCATCCCTCAAAAATGCCCAGAGCAATTCTTTACTACTGGGCATTTACCTTTTCACTCCAAGCATTCTTTTTTCCTATAGGTGATCAAGACCCTAGGAGATTGAGATTTTGGTTTTTCTGGTTTTTACATATTGGCATACTATCGTGCTCTCTATACGATATCATAATAAGAAATTATCGCCCAAAGTTTTATGATCTTTTTATAAGCATTCTCGTAGGTACGATTTATATATGTATTTTATTTCCAATAAATTATTTATTTAAATGGAATTATGCATATATTGGAAATATTAAGCCCAATATCCCTACTCCTATTGATCTTCTAGGCCCCTGGCCCTTAAGAGTATTATGGATGTATTTGTTAATTATCTTCTTTCAGTTTTTAATAACTATACCATGGTATATTTATCCAATGTTAATAAAAAAATATAAAAAATATTATAGTAATTATTAA
- a CDS encoding AEC family transporter, protein MDTFIITISYLLLGIILRRIRGIPDNFSNCLNLFVIYVSLPALVLLKVPQMGFGNHLLFVIVLPWVMVAFSAVAVLFFAKIFRWQRTITGCLLLMVPLGNTSFLGIPMVRAFLGEAAIAYAMIYDQLGSFLALSTYGSFVLALFSKSDGVKPGIKDIVLKIATFPPFIALVFAFLARGVSYPGPVTELLSSLGGTLVPVVMIAVGYQLSLRLEPGTFQPLLTGLGVKLGLAPLAALMLVKALGLEGEAVKVAVFEAGMPPMVSAGALAIMAGLSPRLTAALVGLGIFLSFVTLPVLFQFL, encoded by the coding sequence ATGGATACTTTTATAATCACCATTTCATATCTCCTTCTTGGAATAATTTTGAGGCGTATTAGGGGCATTCCAGACAATTTTTCAAACTGCCTGAATCTTTTCGTCATATATGTTTCTCTTCCCGCTCTAGTACTCCTTAAGGTACCTCAGATGGGGTTTGGCAATCATCTGCTCTTCGTGATCGTCCTTCCGTGGGTCATGGTGGCATTTTCGGCAGTTGCTGTTTTGTTTTTTGCTAAAATATTTAGGTGGCAGAGGACAATTACTGGGTGTCTTCTTTTAATGGTACCCCTTGGCAATACGTCTTTTTTAGGAATCCCCATGGTCAGGGCCTTTTTGGGTGAAGCTGCAATAGCCTATGCAATGATTTACGACCAGCTTGGATCATTTTTGGCCTTGTCCACATATGGGTCTTTTGTACTTGCATTGTTCAGTAAGTCAGACGGAGTAAAGCCTGGCATCAAGGATATTGTATTGAAAATTGCTACCTTTCCACCTTTCATAGCCCTTGTCTTTGCCTTTTTAGCTAGGGGGGTGAGCTATCCAGGCCCGGTCACTGAACTCCTTTCAAGCCTTGGGGGAACACTTGTTCCAGTTGTCATGATTGCCGTGGGCTATCAACTTAGTCTCAGACTTGAACCAGGGACCTTCCAGCCGCTTCTCACAGGCCTTGGAGTTAAATTGGGGCTAGCTCCCTTGGCGGCATTGATGCTGGTAAAGGCATTGGGGCTTGAGGGAGAGGCAGTAAAGGTTGCGGTTTTTGAGGCTGGCATGCCACCTATGGTATCTGCCGGCGCTCTGGCAATAATGGCAGGGCTATCTCCCCGTCTTACAGCGGCACTGGTAGGGCTTGGGATATTTTTAAGTTTTGTAACCCTTCCTGTGCTGTTTCAATTTTTGTGA
- a CDS encoding multiheme c-type cytochrome, producing the protein MKRSFLMAFLGLIWLGSYVHASICEYEYPAFEPETKVVDIPCIDFMSQCYHVVISIDDKNRLILEEVEDVGASVPTSALEASVVPFVDFDAMVLHIPELRVQQNNGDPSVSAFSVDLNILPAKEETFLEIGKVTPVAASNVCGGTEGNDTNSQNSSNSSVHLSPTTEDYIVVAYNDLGMHCMNQDHSILSLLPPYNTLVAQVIKRGEDPEIISNGVTLEYRLLENTTCQGSNFWDYVFDLFGKDIPFCTGLTGNSLQGQMELRGDRFFAEGIPVTPFNDDGSFNPYPLAEVVAKDAATGQVLASTQTVIPISYEMNCQKCHGGTGGSDTMTTILKLHDQKEGTSLATNTPVLCQDCHADPALNAKGVSGIPNLSLATHGKHAGVSPQPTCYDCHPGPQTQCLRTDIEGMQTCENCHGTLEQMAQGLRNGRTPWLEEPKCSQCHQGSEIDTGNELYRNAKGHHGVYCETCHYEPHAWWPSKLDRDNQQAITLQGGTGPLGSVSCLACHTSVPDGDEGPHGLGANGSKTSESDHGEKKAKIGDDDD; encoded by the coding sequence ATGAAACGATCTTTTTTGATGGCCTTTCTGGGGCTTATTTGGTTAGGTTCTTATGTCCATGCCTCGATCTGCGAATATGAATACCCAGCCTTTGAACCTGAAACAAAAGTGGTGGACATACCCTGTATTGACTTTATGAGCCAGTGCTACCACGTCGTAATCAGCATCGATGATAAAAATAGGCTAATCTTAGAAGAAGTGGAGGATGTAGGCGCATCTGTTCCAACATCTGCACTCGAGGCCTCAGTAGTCCCCTTTGTGGATTTCGATGCTATGGTACTGCACATACCAGAGCTAAGGGTACAACAAAACAATGGTGATCCCTCAGTAAGTGCCTTTTCTGTTGATCTTAATATACTTCCAGCAAAAGAAGAAACTTTTTTGGAGATTGGAAAAGTAACTCCCGTGGCCGCCTCAAATGTTTGTGGAGGAACGGAGGGCAATGATACCAATAGCCAAAACAGCAGCAATAGTTCCGTTCATCTCAGTCCAACTACTGAGGATTACATTGTGGTTGCATACAATGACCTTGGAATGCATTGTATGAATCAGGATCATTCAATCCTTTCTCTACTCCCACCATATAACACGCTTGTTGCTCAGGTCATAAAAAGGGGCGAAGATCCAGAGATCATCAGCAATGGTGTTACACTTGAATACAGGCTCCTCGAAAATACAACATGCCAGGGCTCAAACTTCTGGGATTATGTCTTTGATCTTTTTGGGAAAGATATTCCATTTTGTACCGGACTTACAGGTAATAGCCTACAAGGTCAAATGGAGCTTCGAGGAGACAGATTCTTTGCAGAGGGTATTCCTGTTACACCCTTTAACGACGATGGCAGCTTCAACCCTTACCCCCTTGCAGAGGTTGTGGCAAAAGACGCTGCTACAGGACAGGTTCTAGCATCTACTCAGACAGTCATTCCTATCTCTTACGAAATGAATTGCCAAAAATGTCATGGTGGAACAGGCGGTTCAGACACTATGACTACTATCCTCAAACTACATGATCAAAAAGAAGGGACAAGCCTTGCCACAAACACCCCTGTACTTTGTCAGGACTGCCATGCAGACCCTGCCCTTAACGCCAAAGGAGTAAGTGGCATACCAAACTTGTCATTGGCTACTCACGGCAAACACGCAGGAGTCAGTCCACAACCCACCTGTTACGACTGTCACCCTGGCCCACAGACCCAGTGCCTGAGGACAGACATTGAAGGCATGCAGACCTGTGAAAACTGCCATGGGACCCTCGAACAAATGGCCCAAGGTCTCAGAAACGGTAGGACTCCATGGCTTGAAGAGCCAAAATGTAGTCAATGTCACCAAGGTTCTGAGATTGATACAGGTAATGAGCTTTACAGAAATGCCAAGGGCCATCACGGCGTATACTGCGAGACCTGTCACTATGAGCCACATGCATGGTGGCCATCAAAACTCGATCGCGACAACCAGCAGGCCATAACCCTCCAGGGCGGCACAGGACCTCTCGGGAGTGTGAGCTGTCTTGCATGTCATACATCAGTACCTGATGGAGACGAGGGCCCCCACGGATTAGGCGCAAATGGTTCAAAAACATCAGAGTCTGATCACGGGGAGAAGAAGGCAAAAATAGGTGATGATGACGACTAA
- a CDS encoding DEAD/DEAH box helicase, with the protein MSFEKMGLSRELVRATKACGFEAPMPVQEAVIPHALLGKDIAASARTGSGKTASFVLPMLQRIQSSDKKVRAGKARALILAPTRELAMQIAAEIEKFGKFISPSVVTVVGGEAYGPQIKKLQRGVDIIVATPGRLIDLLKQRKVDLSDVSIFVMDEADRLLSMGFLDEVMTISSKLPDKAQKLLFSATLQGSVDKVIRNILKEPIRITLTSNSEIHTSIKQKVFHAHNVGEKTDMLTRILKSEDLKKVLIFTATKRSAKSLAERLNSLGYRTGSLHGDMSQPARRRAIDSLRRGRIKLMVATDVAARGLDILDISHVINFDLPMVAEDYIHRIGRTGRAGSKGTAISFVGPQDRKKLSQIERLTGRKIS; encoded by the coding sequence ATGTCGTTTGAAAAAATGGGACTAAGCCGTGAACTTGTGCGTGCAACTAAAGCATGCGGATTTGAAGCACCTATGCCGGTTCAAGAGGCAGTGATACCTCATGCACTACTTGGCAAAGACATAGCTGCATCAGCCCGGACAGGAAGTGGAAAGACCGCTTCCTTTGTGTTGCCTATGCTTCAAAGAATACAGTCATCAGACAAAAAAGTCAGAGCAGGAAAGGCTAGGGCGCTAATTTTGGCTCCAACTAGGGAGCTTGCCATGCAGATTGCTGCAGAGATCGAGAAATTCGGAAAATTTATCTCACCTTCAGTGGTGACGGTTGTGGGTGGAGAGGCCTATGGACCTCAGATAAAGAAATTACAAAGAGGAGTGGACATTATAGTGGCTACTCCTGGAAGATTGATTGATCTACTAAAACAGAGGAAAGTAGATCTGAGCGATGTGTCCATATTTGTAATGGATGAGGCAGATCGGTTGCTTTCAATGGGATTTTTAGATGAAGTGATGACTATATCTTCTAAACTCCCAGACAAGGCTCAAAAACTACTCTTTTCTGCCACTCTTCAAGGGAGTGTGGACAAGGTAATCAGAAATATCCTAAAAGAGCCGATTAGAATAACTTTGACGTCCAACAGCGAAATACATACCTCAATCAAACAAAAGGTGTTTCATGCACACAATGTTGGGGAAAAGACAGATATGCTAACACGCATATTAAAATCCGAGGACCTAAAAAAGGTGCTCATTTTTACGGCTACAAAAAGGAGCGCTAAGAGCCTGGCCGAAAGACTCAATTCCCTCGGATATCGGACTGGTTCACTACACGGCGACATGAGTCAGCCTGCCAGAAGGAGGGCAATTGATTCTCTGAGAAGGGGTAGAATCAAGCTCATGGTGGCCACTGATGTGGCTGCCAGGGGCCTTGATATACTTGATATAAGTCACGTAATAAACTTTGATCTTCCAATGGTAGCAGAAGATTATATACACAGGATCGGTCGCACAGGGAGGGCTGGTTCTAAAGGAACCGCCATATCTTTTGTTGGTCCGCAGGATAGAAAGAAACTGTCTCAGATAGAGAGACTAACAGGTAGAAAGATCTCATAG
- a CDS encoding cation-translocating P-type ATPase, whose translation MTRLTGYKWHSLSAEQVVDLLETDPDKGLTTEEVKRRLESFGPNVITKKKGRGPLMRFLLQFNQPLIYILLISSIVTALLREWVDSGVIFGVVLVNAIIGYLQEAKAVSALSALAKTMTTRAMVIRDGQKKEVPSTEVVPGDVVLLSSGDKVPADIRLYGVRDLRIDESALTGESLSVEKSADPVPADTLLADRKNMAYATTLVTYGRGLGVVTATGDHTEVGRISELISTAEELETPLTRKISEFSKILLYVILGLAAMVVAVGMLRGKPFLDMFMAAVALAVGAIPEGLPAAVTITLAIGVSRMAKRRAIIRKLPAVETLGSTTVICSDKTGTLTQNQMTVQEILAGGVWYEVSGSGYNPFSGKILKEGEKIELDNYPELKLCLLAGALCNDSVLKNDGENWEVQGDPTEGALLVAAIKGGLDLEQIKRFYPRLDTIPFESEFQYMATLHDTYDREKRLVFVKGSVEAITHRCSVQLSANGEFSELKKDDIAKRVHLMAEQGLRVLAFAIKEMPGNLSSITHEDVSSGLIFLGLVAMLDPPRVEAIEAVNHCKAAGIKVKMITGDHAATATAIARKLGLYDPGVSDEIATKVLTGKDLETMTNKELSDQVDKTVVFARVAPEQKLRLVEALQSKGNVVAMTGDGVNDAPALKRADIGIAMGITGTEVSKEAADMVLTDDNFKSIVAAVEEGRGVFDNLTKFIVWTLPTNIGEGLVILAAILLGVTLPILPVQILWINMTTAGFLGLMLAFEPKELDIMRRPPRDPRIPILTRSLATRILLVGGLLLIVAFGLFKWELTHGSSLAQARTVAVNVFVMVELCYLFNCRSLTKSVFHLGFFSNPWVFGGTTAMLLLQLVYTYFGPMNLVFQSQPISIESWARIFAVGIMSFFIVEIEKWINSLKSNGSH comes from the coding sequence GTGACACGCCTAACGGGATATAAATGGCATAGTCTTTCAGCAGAGCAGGTAGTTGATCTCCTTGAGACAGATCCAGACAAGGGATTAACTACAGAAGAAGTCAAAAGACGCCTCGAATCCTTTGGTCCCAATGTGATTACCAAGAAAAAGGGAAGGGGACCATTGATGCGCTTTTTACTTCAATTTAATCAGCCACTTATCTATATTCTACTAATCTCTAGTATTGTAACGGCGTTGCTCAGGGAATGGGTGGATTCAGGGGTCATCTTTGGAGTGGTATTGGTCAATGCAATTATAGGTTATTTACAGGAAGCAAAGGCCGTGAGTGCCCTTTCGGCCCTGGCCAAGACCATGACTACAAGGGCAATGGTTATAAGAGACGGGCAAAAAAAAGAGGTTCCATCAACTGAGGTGGTGCCAGGTGATGTGGTATTGCTGTCGAGTGGCGATAAGGTGCCAGCTGATATCAGACTGTATGGGGTTCGTGATCTTAGGATTGATGAATCGGCCTTAACAGGGGAATCATTGTCAGTTGAAAAGAGCGCAGACCCAGTACCAGCAGACACATTGTTGGCTGATAGGAAAAACATGGCCTATGCAACCACGCTTGTCACCTACGGGCGCGGACTAGGGGTTGTGACTGCAACAGGAGATCACACTGAGGTGGGGCGTATCTCCGAGCTTATAAGCACTGCAGAAGAGTTGGAGACACCTCTTACTCGAAAGATTAGTGAGTTTAGTAAGATACTTCTCTATGTAATCTTGGGCCTTGCCGCAATGGTGGTGGCGGTAGGTATGCTACGAGGCAAACCGTTCTTAGATATGTTTATGGCAGCTGTAGCATTGGCTGTTGGTGCCATTCCTGAAGGATTGCCAGCTGCTGTTACCATAACTCTTGCCATTGGAGTCTCTAGAATGGCCAAAAGACGGGCCATTATTCGTAAACTTCCAGCAGTTGAGACCCTGGGATCAACTACGGTTATTTGTTCTGACAAGACCGGCACTCTTACCCAAAACCAGATGACAGTCCAGGAAATTCTGGCAGGTGGAGTTTGGTATGAGGTGTCTGGCTCTGGGTATAATCCGTTTTCAGGCAAGATTTTAAAGGAAGGAGAGAAAATTGAGCTGGACAACTATCCTGAGCTCAAATTATGCCTTTTGGCAGGGGCATTGTGTAATGACAGTGTGCTTAAAAATGACGGCGAAAACTGGGAGGTCCAGGGAGATCCCACTGAAGGCGCACTACTTGTTGCTGCCATCAAGGGTGGATTGGACCTTGAACAAATAAAGAGATTTTACCCTCGTCTTGATACTATACCATTTGAATCTGAATTTCAGTACATGGCAACTCTCCATGATACCTATGACAGGGAAAAACGACTGGTCTTTGTCAAGGGATCAGTAGAGGCCATTACCCACAGGTGCAGTGTTCAGCTCAGTGCAAATGGGGAGTTTAGCGAGCTCAAAAAAGACGACATTGCCAAAAGGGTCCATTTAATGGCAGAGCAGGGGCTTAGGGTGCTTGCCTTTGCCATAAAGGAGATGCCTGGAAATTTATCGAGCATCACCCATGAGGATGTCAGCTCAGGACTCATTTTTTTGGGGCTTGTGGCCATGCTGGACCCGCCTCGGGTTGAGGCAATAGAGGCAGTGAATCACTGCAAGGCCGCAGGTATTAAGGTGAAAATGATAACTGGCGACCATGCAGCCACTGCCACGGCTATAGCCAGGAAATTAGGGCTCTATGACCCAGGAGTAAGTGATGAGATTGCAACAAAGGTCTTAACAGGCAAGGACCTTGAGACAATGACGAATAAAGAACTGTCTGACCAGGTAGATAAGACAGTGGTGTTTGCAAGGGTTGCCCCTGAACAAAAGTTAAGGTTAGTCGAGGCCTTACAGTCAAAAGGAAATGTTGTTGCCATGACTGGAGATGGAGTAAATGATGCTCCCGCCCTAAAGAGGGCCGATATTGGAATCGCCATGGGTATTACAGGAACTGAGGTCTCTAAGGAAGCTGCAGATATGGTACTTACTGACGACAACTTTAAGTCAATAGTAGCAGCCGTTGAAGAGGGAAGGGGAGTGTTTGACAATCTAACGAAATTTATTGTCTGGACCCTTCCAACCAATATCGGAGAAGGCCTGGTTATACTGGCGGCGATTTTGCTCGGCGTGACATTGCCAATACTACCTGTCCAGATTCTTTGGATAAACATGACTACTGCTGGTTTTTTGGGACTGATGCTAGCCTTTGAACCAAAAGAACTTGATATTATGAGAAGACCTCCGCGCGATCCCAGAATCCCTATTCTCACAAGGTCCCTTGCGACGCGAATATTACTGGTTGGAGGATTGCTACTTATTGTGGCTTTTGGACTATTTAAATGGGAACTGACCCACGGCTCATCTCTTGCCCAGGCACGGACAGTGGCAGTTAACGTATTTGTAATGGTAGAGTTATGCTATCTTTTCAACTGCCGTTCATTGACGAAATCTGTCTTTCACCTTGGATTTTTCTCAAACCCGTGGGTCTTTGGAGGAACCACGGCAATGTTGCTGCTTCAGCTTGTTTATACATATTTTGGCCCCATGAATTTGGTTTTTCAAAGCCAACCTATTTCTATTGAATCGTGGGCCAGGATATTCGCAGTGGGTATCATGTCTTTCTTTATAGTCGAGATTGAAAAATGGATCAATTCATTAAAATCCAATGGTAGCCATTGA
- a CDS encoding HDIG domain-containing metalloprotein, whose amino-acid sequence MKYLPTVQECFELLEKNQVPKHIIAHSTMVANVGYSIFMALKKIKDLDLKKDLVLVSCLLHDIKKMECIELDCDHAIEAFKYLKGLGLSEVAHIVRQHYRLDPENRDFSVIKEVHICYYADNRVKHADVVSVDERFRDLIERYGTDEKTISFLKKRLLETRELERKIFSQLDFSPGALIEHLWDVRRLCES is encoded by the coding sequence ATGAAATACCTTCCGACTGTACAAGAGTGTTTTGAACTCTTAGAAAAAAATCAGGTTCCCAAACACATAATTGCCCACTCCACAATGGTTGCCAATGTTGGGTATTCTATTTTTATGGCATTAAAGAAAATCAAGGACCTCGACCTCAAAAAAGACTTGGTCCTTGTCTCTTGCCTTTTACACGACATAAAAAAAATGGAATGCATAGAACTGGACTGTGATCACGCAATTGAGGCCTTCAAGTATTTAAAGGGTCTGGGGCTTTCCGAGGTTGCTCACATAGTAAGACAACACTATAGATTGGACCCTGAAAACAGGGATTTTTCCGTAATCAAGGAGGTTCACATCTGTTATTATGCAGACAATCGCGTCAAGCACGCAGATGTGGTTTCAGTTGACGAGAGATTTCGAGATCTCATTGAACGATATGGAACAGATGAAAAAACAATCAGTTTTCTTAAAAAAAGGCTACTTGAAACAAGGGAGCTAGAACGTAAAATTTTTAGCCAATTGGACTTCTCGCCAGGTGCCCTGATTGAGCACTTGTGGGATGTAAGACGACTTTGCGAGAGTTGA
- a CDS encoding metal-dependent hydrolase encodes MGNKIQFLGHSAFLIQTSGEKSILIDPWLDNPQAPKDVDIPTPDLLLITHAHGDHLGNAVNLGSSSKTEVIAIHEIQQYLLTKGVPNVTGMNIGGTYSTKGISITMVQAIHSSSFQEGNEIIYGGDAAGFVIRLEDGTSIYHAGDTGLFGDMALIGELYSPQIAILPIGNHYVMGPNEAAYAVKLIKPKAVIPMHYGSFPVLTGTVEEFEEAIKKLGQEVEVVGLAPGQIYEPRLCTSNA; translated from the coding sequence ATGGGAAATAAAATCCAGTTTCTTGGTCATTCAGCGTTCTTGATCCAGACCAGCGGTGAAAAATCTATCCTAATAGATCCTTGGCTTGATAATCCCCAGGCACCAAAAGATGTTGACATCCCAACTCCAGACCTCCTCCTAATCACCCACGCCCATGGTGACCACCTTGGGAATGCGGTAAATTTGGGCTCGTCTTCCAAGACAGAGGTGATCGCCATCCATGAGATTCAGCAATATCTACTCACAAAGGGTGTACCCAATGTTACTGGCATGAACATTGGGGGGACATATTCAACAAAAGGAATTTCCATCACAATGGTGCAGGCCATTCACAGTTCCAGTTTCCAAGAGGGAAATGAAATTATTTACGGCGGAGACGCAGCAGGCTTCGTTATAAGGCTTGAAGACGGCACTTCAATATATCATGCTGGAGATACAGGCCTTTTTGGAGATATGGCCCTTATTGGTGAGCTATACTCACCTCAAATAGCCATTCTTCCCATTGGAAACCACTACGTCATGGGGCCCAACGAGGCTGCCTACGCCGTAAAACTCATTAAGCCCAAGGCCGTGATCCCAATGCACTATGGCTCGTTTCCGGTCTTGACTGGAACCGTGGAGGAATTTGAAGAGGCCATTAAAAAACTGGGTCAAGAAGTGGAGGTCGTGGGACTTGCACCTGGCCAGATCTATGAACCCAGATTATGCACTTCAAATGCCTGA
- the pabB gene encoding aminodeoxychorismate synthase component I, which translates to MKYITGRALPYDFSDTLRTLAQGDRPFVLLETGLVRGIDFKSYLFENPIEELIIETEDDIQDFFQSAQDFIENGLYLAGWFSYELGYLLEDKLKRFFPKKSLRYPLAWLGVFKQPKVFEHSEKGPWSVSSVKDLKDEISSLEIDTALGEYVESITKIKEFIRSGDTYQVNYTVRGRFSYSGDPIDLYENLRVKQPVPYGGVIRWKDLWILTLSPELFFRIEDGKISSKPMKGTVRRGMTLEEDDDLASWLMNDEKNRAENVMIVDLLRNDIGRVCEIGSVSVPKLFEVERYDTLFQMTSTVMGNLDKKAGLLDIFKAIFPCGSVTGAPKIRTMEIIGELEKSPRGVYCGAIGFMGPGPKAVFNVAIRTLTLQKNIGEIGIGSGVTMDSDPEGEYDETLLKMAFLKNSFEDFSIFETMRLDQDGSIFLLKEHLDRMENSAFYFGFPFDRQEILKRIEGEIQSILPISNSLILKCELKRTGEIRFSTRPLEHQLDQIRVCISDVRIDPKNRFLYHKTTKRDLYDRELKRARERGFWDCIFINESGEVTEGAVTNVFVEKDDSLITPPISAGLLAGILRGKLIEEGRARVGRLTLHDLKNFPVYLGNSVRGLLRAFIPDHAARKFAEDARQRAYRRT; encoded by the coding sequence ATGAAATACATAACAGGAAGGGCACTTCCATATGACTTTTCAGATACGCTCAGGACCTTGGCCCAAGGTGACAGGCCATTCGTACTCCTAGAAACTGGTCTTGTGCGAGGGATAGATTTTAAGAGCTACCTCTTTGAGAACCCCATTGAGGAACTCATCATAGAGACCGAGGACGATATACAAGATTTTTTTCAATCAGCCCAAGATTTTATAGAAAATGGACTCTATCTGGCCGGTTGGTTTTCTTACGAGCTTGGCTACCTATTGGAAGATAAGTTAAAGAGATTTTTCCCTAAGAAATCCCTTCGTTATCCACTTGCGTGGCTTGGGGTCTTTAAGCAGCCAAAGGTATTTGAGCACTCTGAAAAAGGGCCATGGAGTGTCTCCAGTGTTAAGGATTTGAAGGATGAGATCAGTAGCTTAGAGATTGATACCGCCCTCGGCGAATATGTGGAATCAATAACCAAGATTAAGGAATTCATTCGTTCCGGGGATACCTATCAGGTCAACTACACAGTAAGAGGAAGATTTTCGTATTCAGGTGATCCCATTGATCTCTATGAGAATCTCAGAGTAAAACAGCCTGTCCCCTATGGGGGAGTTATAAGATGGAAGGATCTTTGGATACTTACCCTTAGCCCAGAGCTTTTTTTCAGGATTGAGGACGGAAAAATTTCTTCTAAGCCAATGAAGGGTACTGTGAGAAGGGGGATGACCCTAGAGGAAGATGATGATCTTGCCTCTTGGCTCATGAACGATGAAAAAAACAGGGCTGAGAATGTGATGATCGTGGATCTACTCAGGAATGACATTGGAAGGGTGTGTGAAATAGGAAGTGTGAGCGTCCCCAAGCTATTTGAGGTTGAAAGATACGATACGCTTTTTCAGATGACCTCTACTGTAATGGGAAATCTCGATAAAAAAGCAGGTCTTTTGGACATCTTTAAGGCGATTTTTCCGTGTGGTTCTGTTACAGGGGCCCCAAAGATCAGGACTATGGAGATAATAGGTGAGCTCGAAAAGAGTCCCAGAGGTGTATATTGTGGCGCAATCGGATTTATGGGACCTGGGCCCAAGGCTGTGTTCAACGTAGCAATTCGTACCCTGACTCTACAAAAAAATATTGGAGAGATTGGAATCGGTAGCGGGGTAACTATGGATTCAGACCCTGAGGGCGAATACGATGAGACACTGCTAAAGATGGCCTTTTTAAAGAACTCCTTTGAAGACTTTTCCATATTTGAGACCATGAGGCTCGACCAGGATGGATCCATTTTTCTTTTAAAGGAGCACCTGGATCGTATGGAAAATAGCGCATTTTATTTTGGATTCCCCTTTGATAGACAAGAGATTTTAAAAAGAATTGAAGGAGAGATTCAAAGTATCCTACCCATCTCTAACTCTTTGATATTAAAGTGCGAACTCAAGAGGACTGGTGAAATACGGTTTTCCACGAGACCACTGGAGCACCAATTGGACCAGATAAGGGTCTGCATTTCAGATGTAAGGATTGATCCTAAAAATCGCTTTTTGTATCACAAGACCACAAAGAGGGATCTTTACGACCGGGAACTGAAAAGAGCCAGAGAAAGAGGGTTCTGGGACTGCATTTTTATAAATGAAAGCGGAGAGGTGACCGAGGGTGCCGTAACAAATGTGTTTGTGGAAAAAGACGATAGCCTAATCACTCCTCCCATAAGTGCAGGACTCCTTGCAGGTATCCTTAGAGGGAAACTTATTGAGGAGGGGAGGGCAAGAGTAGGGCGCCTTACCCTCCACGATCTCAAAAATTTCCCTGTCTATTTGGGTAATTCTGTCAGGGGGCTTTTAAGGGCATTCATCCCAGATCATGCGGCTCGCAAGTTTGCCGAAGATGCGAGGCAGAGGGCATATAGACGTACTTAG